TCATATTTATGTAGCAtctcatttttgaaagtaaaATATGACGTCAAATGCCTGCATTCATGGTTACCTCTGAGCATCCAAAATCTCCCCAAATGATTCAACTTCAAGGcatataaataaatcaaaCATTCAAAAGAGAACGCACCTCTGTCAACGTAGTCCCCtaagaataaataatcaATATTGGCAGGATCACCGCctatttcaaaaagtttcaGTAGATCGTAATACTGGCCGTGAATATCACCACAAATCGTGATTGGGGCTTTCAGTTTCAGTAAATTGGGTTCTTTCTCAAATGCTACAGTCGACATATTTAGAATTTTTATAGCTTGCTCTTTAGAAAGTCGACCTTCATGAACGAAATGCTCTCTTAAAAAGGAGTGATTCGGTAATCCTGTTTTGGCGTGAAACACTTCCTCATTACTAGGTATCTTCCCCCTAATGGCAGGTACAGAAGGTATGGGGCGATCCTTTGTTGAGATAATATTACCATTCTCTAGCGCATACTTTGTTAAATCTACTTCCTGATTTCCCTTTATGTAAGAGTCCTTAGGcttgatgattttgatgcGTGACGAAGAATTCAAATCTTTCGACATCGGCGTTGAAAGTGTTTTTATGACAGCTAAGTTAATAATTGAGAAATCAAACCCGAAaagcttttcttttggataGCGGTTAAAATATAGCAAATGCTCCGAGAATGGTTTCGTATCTAGCTAAGATGGTCTCTTGGTTTTAAACTGTCATTTAATATACATCGTTCCCTTTGTTTCCCATTCGTTATATgctcatttttcaaaaatttggaaactCACGTTCCAAAAGGCGATgacatgaaaaatttcgagATGCATGTAGATGAACACCGAAATTGATGCAAGTAGCCTTGGTTCGTATTAAAACAAGAACGTGGatccaaaaattgattttcaatttgttgaGGATTTTAAGAGTgataattttcaagaacGAATGAGCATGCAATATATCGATGAAGCAGCATCCGTACAAGCTGAGCAGGGTAGAACTAATTTAATGTTCCCTGATGAAAAGCAACAAGCTCGTTTTGAACTTGGCGTTTCCATGATGATTTACAAGTGGGATGCTTTGGATGTTGCCGTGGAAAACAACTGGGGCGGTCCAGATTCTACTGAAAAGAGGGATTGGATTACGGGTGTTATCGTAGATCTCTTCAAAAGCGAAAAAGTGGTTGACGTTACTTTAATCGAAGAAACGTTGCTTTATGCAATGGTTGATGAATTTGAGACGAACGTTGAAGACGACTCAGCTTTGCCCATTGCTATGGAGATTATTAACATATACAACGACTGTTTCAACTTAAATTACAATAAGGTGGAAAAATTGTACTTGGATTGGGAGGAAAAGCAGAAGAcaaggaaatcaaagagGGTTGTAAATGTTGAgggtgatgatgatgatgacgacgacgatgatgatgaagatgaatatgatgatgaagatgatgatgaagaaatggatGAGCTTGTGCCTGACTTGGTGTCAAGTAAAGCGGAACCTGTTGTTGATGACGATGGTTTTGAATTGGTTCAACCAAagggaagaagaagacattAGTACCGAACAAAAGCAATAGCGTCTTGTTTTTCCGCTTCTCTGGCACTAATATAACTATAACTATATGTTAATTTTAATGATGTTGCTCCGAGGCATGTGGTAAAGCAAAAATTAGATGTTTGATATGGAACTTTTTGAGGTAATCCTTGGATAtagtcaaagaaaattatttaATGAGGCATAACACCAATATTTTCATGTCTTCCATCTGAATATGGATGAATTACGTATTCGAcaattttatattttgttaCAAAATTGAGACTAAAGTAAGATTTAAGTGAGGAGAAAGATAAATATAAGAAGTAAAAATACCTGACTGAAAATCCTTGTATAAAAAAGATTATTCTTTAGGCAGATGGTTTAACTATGTAAAGAGTTTTCTGCTCTTCATGGTTGTTTAAAACTAGTGTCTATCTATACAACCCTCTAGAAGTATATCTTAAGTGTGcattatcatcaaattcgTCATTATTATAATTATCATTATCGCCATTAATGAacttaaattttttgaaaaacgaAGACGTCATTTCCAGGAAGGAAAAGGATTCCTTTCTGAAGTTTGCGATTTTAAATAGTCGGATGTCAGTTCCAACCCAAATGTTACTCTCAATTATATTATTCACTACACCTGCACTAATTTCTTCGTTGAACATGTaattattcaaatcatCAGCGGTGTTTGATGTATTGGCATTTGCGTCTCTTTGATCGACTTTTGAGTCATTAGTGTTACTATTATTGCTGCTCCCCCCCCATTTCCACttaaaaaaggaaaatccACTATTACTATCGTTGCTCCCATTGTTATTGGTGGccttattaatattattattattattattattgttactattattagtattactgttattgttatcaGTTTCAGGGACAACATGATGAGAATTTGGTCTGGCCCTTATCGAAGAACCATTAGAAGTAGTTCTCTCTAAAGTAatggaggaagaagatgaagacgatcTTAAATGCTGGAAATGGTTTTGTGCTgtgttttgaaagaaataattcatcaaattaCCACTTCCATTACTTTTTGTTCTATTCAAAGCTGCCGTTGGAGTTCCTACGCCCGACCCCGCGCTTATTGTTCTCTCTAAACTTGCAGTTGATTGTCCTCTTGATCTTCGGATGTACCCTAAACGATCTGTTGTTGGTTTTGAAATGGCATTACCGTCTGTTTCATCAACGCTTATGTCTAAAAGTGATTCGAAATGCCTTAATTCATGCGAAGAGGTTTCTTCATATTTAAAGGACGTCTGCGTAAATATATTCGCCCATGTGGCAATATGGAACCACATCACCAGTTCACCATTAGTATGCATTGACAAAGGCTGAAAGGTTGTCAACCGTCGGATGTCCAACGGCAATTGAGGATGAATTGAAGTCAATAGATCAGATTTGAGGGCCGATAATTTCGATAAGGTTTCAAAATACTGTActgatttgatttttggaatttcagGAATTCTCAATaaaatttgtttcattACTCGAAAAATAATTTGCAAATAAACGGTACCGGACCAAACGTCATTGAAATTCTCATACTTGGGATTTTTACATTTGTGAGTAAATGTCAATTGTCTGGGCCATTGTGGCCTATGCGGCCAATATTTCAGTTGATGttgcaaattcaaattgGAATCCGACTTGAAATCAACGAACGCAATAACTTGATAGTTCTTATCATGGTTCGTACTTGGAACGTATTTTGATGTACCCGATGTTTCATTGCTTAATGAAGCTGGGTTGAAAAGCAAATAGGGCGCTGAAGATTCGTTATCTTGGCCTTGGTCTTCGTTTTTATTCTGACGCTGATTATCATTTTGGCCTTGTCGTTGGttctgctgctgctgacTCGTAGGAGAATATAGATTAACTGGAGGCAAATCagttatttcttcaaattggTAAAAATCCTTCCACTGAAGCTTCCTGTTGAATCCCATTTGTTTCAAGTTCATAACGTGCAGATTGGAATCCGGGTTTATGTTCAAAGCTTTTGTAATGGAACTTATGGAGTCATTTATCTGGTGGCAAATCGATTGATGCCTTGCCATGGCAAATAGCAAATTCTCTGCGTCTTCGAAATATAGGGTGAAAAATGTTGTAATCGACCTCAACAGTAGCGCCAACAGATCCATTTTGAAGCCTGGCGATATCATATACGGCACTTCCTTTGTCTTGAACATAGGTGTTGCATAAGTGGTCAAGTAGACTTTATTCGATGACTTGGAAAGAATGTAAAGTAAGGACATTGCTGCATTGTAAGACAGCTTGGATGACGATGCGTGGCTAGAGGTAGCGCTTGGTGATGcagattttttctttgctgaTAGAAGGATCAAATCATCATGGGAGTCGTCATTTTTGTGACAACTGGTCAAAATTTCGTCGTTGATGGGTAAGAGATTATAAATCAACTCATAAAAAATTGGGTTTGGTTGTAGATTGAACTTGATGTTGTCCAAGATCAAATTGGATAGCTGTATGATTGTAAAGTCTCTAAATGTCAAATTATTGATATCGCCATTGATGTTGGAGAGTTtgtaaaaatttggaagGTTGTTTGTATAGTAATTTAGGTTGAAAGTTTGTagcattttgaaaagaacgaGCTTCTTGGAGgtcaaaatcaacaaaaGATGATCAAGTAAAGGCAGCAAAATTTGAGAAACGCTATTTTCGTTCAATTCCACAATGGAGTGCTCATCTCTCGTGTCGTTGGGTGCACCGTTGCCAGTGGAGAATGAGTTTGCGCTCGTTGCGGAGGAAgacgacgatgaagacgagTAATCGTAGTATTTTATGTAGTAGATGGAAAATATAACGAACCTGTTGGCAAACTTATCTGCAAAATAGTTTTGGAAGCATTTATTGCAGTCAATCAAGTTCGTCATGAGAACGGTCATCGGTATCAACAGCGGGTGAATGTCAGGCAATTGAGTCTTGGTCTGCGGCTTGGCACTATTGGCAAACGAGGATGCGTTGGGCGACGAAGCAcgtgaagaagatgaaatgTTATCGTGGGCGGTGGCCGATACGGCTCTCCTTCTGGTGGTGTCGACGTGTTTGTTGCCAgtgaagttgaaaatgttCGATTCCTGTTCTATGGCGAGATCGATGGAGTACTTGAAGATCTTGATGAAACTGGACAGgatcattttcaaatcgtACTCCCGTTGCAATTGAGTGAGGAAAATGGTGATGACGTTGCCTTCTGCCTTATAAGACATGGAGAGGTTCAAGACGTG
This genomic window from Saccharomyces kudriavzevii IFO 1802 strain IFO1802 genome assembly, chromosome: 12 contains:
- the TSR2 gene encoding Tsr2p (similar to Saccharomyces cerevisiae TSR2 (YLR435W); ancestral locus Anc_4.314), whose translation is MSMQYIDEAASVQAEQGRTNLMFPDEKQQARFELGVSMMIYKWDALDVAVENNWGGPDSTEKRDWITGVIVDLFKSEKVVDVTLIEETLLYAMVDEFETNVEDDSALPIAMEIINIYNDCFNLNYNKVEKLYLDWEEKQKTRKSKRVVNVEGDDDDDDDDDDEDEYDDEDDDEEMDELVPDLVSSKAEPVVDDDGFELVQPKGRRRH
- the ECM30 gene encoding Ecm30p (similar to Saccharomyces cerevisiae ECM30 (YLR436C); ancestral locus Anc_4.315) — its product is MGNTDSKSSSILLNHCIALVRPEDASASPSSPTPTPSPSPSPSSSTSVDPLSLNLSIFKPGTGPDVGALFSGKPGVVLDVDAVFNEFYLDFISMDVQAFRINSNFKKILRIICDLNPPNFNNLLVFLSLYIILSANCLPASRTGLHCSRLINAIKTLSILIPIYFDRIKAGTQEHHDVFWATQHEIEVLSLQNTPLGERLLLAILKLAFQENFTTAATAHPEQLWEIGILTNSDKYRPLLGVHQQWHLFANRLLLLRLLAALCSSDLYSSGGKQDVNMFLVYWCAQMPKDKTIQFISSLLNCSMRFVLNNNKDFHSLKTNFFNSEATANNWQTLYFQFAQSCLHVLNLSMSYKAEGNVITIFLTQLQREYDLKMILSSFIKIFKYSIDLAIEQESNIFNFTGNKHVDTTRRRAVSATAHDNISSSSRASSPNASSFANSAKPQTKTQLPDIHPLLIPMTVLMTNLIDCNKCFQNYFADKFANRFVIFSIYYIKYYDYSSSSSSSSATSANSFSTGNGAPNDTRDEHSIVELNENSVSQILLPLLDHLLLILTSKKLVLFKMLQTFNLNYYTNNLPNFYKLSNINGDINNLTFRDFTIIQLSNLILDNIKFNLQPNPIFYELIYNLLPINDEILTSCHKNDDSHDDLILLSAKKKSASPSATSSHASSSKLSYNAAMSLLYILSKSSNKVYLTTYATPMFKTKEVPYMISPGFKMDLLALLLRSITTFFTLYFEDAENLLFAMARHQSICHQINDSISSITKALNINPDSNLHVMNLKQMGFNRKLQWKDFYQFEEITDLPPVNLYSPTSQQQQNQRQGQNDNQRQNKNEDQGQDNESSAPYLLFNPASLSNETSGTSKYVPSTNHDKNYQVIAFVDFKSDSNLNLQHQLKYWPHRPQWPRQLTFTHKCKNPKYENFNDVWSGTVYLQIIFRVMKQILLRIPEIPKIKSVQYFETLSKLSALKSDLLTSIHPQLPLDIRRLTTFQPLSMHTNGELVMWFHIATWANIFTQTSFKYEETSSHELRHFESLLDISVDETDGNAISKPTTDRLGYIRRSRGQSTASLERTISAGSGVGTPTAALNRTKSNGSGNLMNYFFQNTAQNHFQHLRSSSSSSSITLERTTSNGSSIRARPNSHHVVPETDNNNSNTNNSNNNNNNNNINKATNNNGSNDSNSGFSFFKWKWGGSSNNSNTNDSKVDQRDANANTSNTADDLNNYMFNEEISAGVVNNIIESNIWVGTDIRLFKIANFRKESFSFLEMTSSFFKKFKFINGDNDNYNNDEFDDNAHLRYTSRGLYR